The Roseofilum capinflatum BLCC-M114 genome includes a window with the following:
- the hisB gene encoding imidazoleglycerol-phosphate dehydratase HisB encodes MGERTASVHRVTGETDVTVFLNLDGQGKCSAKTGIPFLDHMLHQISSHGLIDLEVEAQGDWEIDDHHTNEDVGITLGQALAKALGDRKGIFRFGHFIAPLDEALVQVALDFSGRPHLSYGLTLPTERVGTYDTQLVREFFVAVVNHSQMTLHIRQLDGINSHHIIEATFKAFARSMRMALEIDPRRASAIPSSKGVL; translated from the coding sequence ATGGGTGAGCGCACAGCTTCAGTTCATCGCGTAACCGGGGAAACCGATGTTACCGTATTCTTAAATTTGGATGGCCAGGGAAAATGTAGCGCCAAAACAGGCATTCCCTTTCTTGACCATATGCTCCATCAAATTTCATCCCATGGACTGATTGACCTGGAAGTAGAAGCACAGGGAGATTGGGAAATTGATGACCATCATACCAATGAGGATGTGGGGATTACTCTCGGTCAAGCATTAGCCAAAGCATTAGGCGATCGCAAAGGCATATTCCGCTTTGGCCATTTTATTGCCCCCCTAGATGAAGCGCTAGTGCAAGTGGCCCTCGACTTCTCTGGACGGCCCCATCTGAGTTACGGGTTAACTCTTCCCACGGAACGAGTGGGAACCTATGACACCCAATTGGTACGCGAGTTCTTTGTAGCAGTGGTGAACCATTCCCAAATGACCCTCCATATCCGTCAACTTGATGGGATCAACTCCCATCATATTATCGAAGCCACCTTCAAAGCCTTTGCCCGTTCCATGAGAATGGCCCTAGAAATCGATCCCCGTCGAGCCAGTGCTATTCCTAGCTCTAAGGGCGTATTGTAG
- a CDS encoding type II toxin-antitoxin system VapC family toxin has translation MTIYFLDSSALVKRYLNEIGSTWVVRLCDRSLNHELFVVAITAVEVIAAITRRSRGGSISISDATLARDQFRFDLHNQYQVIEITEIIINSAMTLSETYGLRGYDAIQLAAGCAVHSACITNQLPALIFVSADHELNLAAASEGLRVENPNAYP, from the coding sequence ATGACGATTTACTTTCTAGATAGCAGCGCTCTAGTTAAACGTTACCTTAATGAGATCGGCTCGACTTGGGTGGTTAGATTATGTGATCGCAGTCTTAATCATGAACTGTTTGTTGTGGCAATTACGGCAGTAGAAGTGATCGCAGCCATAACCCGGCGATCGCGCGGTGGCAGTATCAGTATATCGGACGCTACCTTAGCTCGCGATCAATTTAGATTTGATTTACACAATCAATATCAAGTAATTGAAATTACAGAAATAATTATTAATTCGGCAATGACGCTATCAGAAACTTACGGATTGCGAGGTTATGATGCCATTCAACTTGCGGCTGGCTGCGCTGTTCATTCTGCCTGTATTACCAATCAATTGCCTGCATTGATTTTTGTTTCGGCCGATCATGAATTGAATCTTGCAGCCGCTAGTGAAGGCTTAAGGGTTGAAAATCCTAATGCTTATCCCTAA